The following nucleotide sequence is from Anabaena sphaerica FACHB-251.
CACTCTAGAACCCCCTCATAACTGTGCCAATATCCTCAGCAGCAGCATTGCTCCAGCACAGAGACAAAAGTTGAAAAATTGGGTTAAACAAAGTCAGCAACTACCATCCTCCTCTCAGTCCCACGTCAGCAAAAAGTTGTTAAAGCAGCAGTACAAGCAGATACAAGCTCAAATATTGGAACATCTGGAATCTCAAATCCAGGCTGTAGTTTAGGTGATTGGTGATTGGTGACTGGGAAAAGGTAAAAGATTATTCGCCCCTGGTTACCCTGCTTCTTGCTCCCTGTTCCCTGTTAAGAGTTCCTTGTGAAAAAAACTCAAAATTTTTTCTTCCAACTACTTGACAAGTAAAAAATCATAGGCAATAATAATAAAGTTGAAAACAACAAGGGACTGTAGTTCAATTGGTTAGAGCACCGCCCTGTCACGGCGGAAGTTGCGGGTTCGAGCCCCGTCAGTCCCGTTATAAAGATACTAAAAGCTGAGTAATGGGAAAAGCACCCGTTTATGCTGGTTTTATCAGCCTGGGAAAATAGCCCACAGAGATGGTTTATAGCCAGTCAGCACTTGTTATAGTGATCTTGCTTTGTGAGAGAGAGAAATAACTGTGTCTGTAAGAGTTCGTATTGCTCCTAGTCCTACTGGGAATTTACATATTGGTACAGCGAGAACTGCTGTATTCAATTATTTATTTGCCCGTCACCATGATGGGAAGTTTATTCTACGCATTGAAGATACAGATTTAGAGCGATCGCGCCCTGAATACACCGATAATATTCTGAGTGGACTACGCTGGTTAGGATTGAACTGGGATGAAGGGCCATTTTTCCAATCTCAACGTTTGCACCTCTACAGGGAAGCAGTACAAAAATTGTTAGATCAAGGATTAGCTTATCGCTGCTACACCACATCGGAAGAATTAGACGCGCTACGGGAAGGACAAAAAGCCAGAAACGAAGCACCCCGGTACGATAACCGTCACCGTCACCTGACCCCAGAACAATGCGCCGCTTTTGAAGCTGAAGGACGCTCCTCTGTGATTCGCTTCAAAATTGACGATGGACGAGAAATTGTTTGGAATGACTTGGTGCGGGGTCAAATGTCATGGCGTGGTAGTGACCTTGGTGGTGATATGGTAATTGCCCGCGCTTCAGAAGAAGGTATTGGTCAACCACTGTATAACTTTGTCGTCGTTGTGGATGACATTGATATGCAAATTACTCATGTCATTCGTGGAGAAGACCATATCGCCAACACAGCTAAACAAATTCTTTTGTATGAAGCTTTGGGTGCAAAAGCTCCCGAATTTGCCCATACACCCCTGATTTTGAATCAAGAAGGGCGCAAACTTTCTAAACGGGATGGAGTAACTTCTATTTCTGACTTTCAGAAAATGGGTTTTACTGCGGAAGGTTTAGTCAATTATATGACCTTGTTAGGTTGGTCTGCCCCAGATTCTACGCAGGAAATATTTACCTTAGACTCAGCAGCAAAGGAGTTTACCTTTGAGCGGGTAAATAAAGCTGGTGCTAAATTTGACTGGGATAAACTGGATTGGATTAATAGCCAATATATCCATAATATGCCTGTTGTTCAGCTGACAGATTTACTCATACCTTTTTGGGAGGAAGCGGGGTATCAATTTACTGATGCTAGAGAGCGTCCTTGGTTAGAACAGTTGGTGAGTTTAATTGCTGCTAGTCTGACTCGGTTGGTGGATGCTGTCCCCATGAGCAAAATGTTTTTTACTGAAGCGGTAGAGTTCAGTGAAGAAGGTTCAACTCAACTTCAGCAAGAAGGTGTGAAAGCGACGCTGCAAGCTATTCTTACAGCTTTAGAAAATCAGCCGGAACTTTCAGCAGATACCGCTCAAAACATCATTAAACAAGTGGTGAAAGAGCAAGGTGTGAAGAAAGGGTTAGTCATGCGATCGCTCAGAGCGGCTTTAACTGGGGATGTGCATGGGCCTGACCTAATCCAATCATGGTTGTTATTAAATCAAATTGGTTTAGATAAATCTCGGTTAAATCAAGCAATTTCAGCCGCTAATTAGCTGATACGGTGACAGGTGATAGGGAACTATGACCGAGATCCCCGACTTCTTAAAGAAGTCGGGGATCTATCCGAGCGAAAATTGGGAACTTGAAGTGTAAGAATCATGTCTTTAAAAATACTTAGAAAAAAATATAATTACAATGCCCAAAAAATCTTTCAATACAGCAATAAAATTATCTTTGATGATAGTGACGATGGGCATCACAACTTTAATTCATCCCATTGTCGATGCTCAAGAAACGCCACCTATTTTTGGTGATATTACCATTGGTCGCCAATTTTCGCCTGATCCGCTGACAGTGCGGGGAATGAGTGGTGGTTCAATTCCTGGCAAACAAGTGAACGGAGGAAGTGAAACCCCTACGGGTCCATGTAATGGATTTGTAGATGAAGCGCCAGACCATACCCTAAAATTAACAAGTAAATTTGACTACCTAAAATTACAAGTGGAAAGTCCAGCAGACACCACCATCATGATTAAAGGACCCGGTGGTACTTGGTGCAATGATGATTTTGATGGTAAAAATCCTGGCATTGTGGGTGAATGGTTGCAGGGAATTTACCAAATTTGGGTTGGTTCCTACGAGAAAGGTAAATATCTTCCCTACACTTTAAAAATTACAGAAGTTAAGTAGGTCAAGGGTTTGGGGGTTTTAATGACGTGGATAAAGATAACCAAAGGAACTTGCTGTGTTCTGACGACCTTGCATTTGTATTAAAATGAGAATTAAGTTAACTTTAATTAAGATTCTTGATAGACTCACTGGATCTGCCGTAAAGCCTTAATGGTTTTTTTGGGCATTCATGAACAGTCATCAAATATCCAATTAAACAAAATGGATTTATAAACATCCGTTACACAGCAGTCCTATTGGCATCTAGAGGCAAATTAGAAGATGAAATTTTCTTGGAGAGTCGTAGCACTCTGGTCAGTGCTGGCTTTGGTAATTGGCTTTTTCTTCTGGCAAGGCGCTTTTGCAGGCGCTCCTGCGGACGCAAGTAAGAATGCAGCTAATACCCGCATGAACTACGGACGTTTTCTGGAATACTTGGACGCTGATCGCGTTACCAATGTAGACCTGTATGATGGGGGCAGAACTGCAATTATCGAAGCTAATGACCAAGATATTGAAAACCGCGTGCAACGCTGGCGGGTAGATTTACCTACTAATGCTCCTGAGTTAATCAACAAACTCAAAGAACATAACGTCAGTTTTGATGCTCATCCCATCCGCAATGATGGCGCTATCTGGGGTTTGTTGGGTAATCTGATCTTCCCAGTGTTGTTGATTACTGGTCTATTTTTCTTGTTTCGTCGTTCTAATAATCTTCCCGGTGGTCCTGGCCAAGCGATGAATTTTGGCAAGTCCCGCGCTCGGTTCCAAATGGAAGCGAAAACCGGAGTAAAATTTGATGATGTGGCGGGAATTGAAGAAGCTAAGGAAGAATTACAGGAAGTTGTTACTTTCCTCAAACAGCCAGAAAGATTTACTGCGGTAGGTGCAAAAATTCCTAAAGGTGTATTGTTAATTGGACCTCCTGGTACTGGTAAAACTCTACTAGCAAAAGCGATCGCTGGTGAAGCTGGTGTTCCTTTCTTCTCAATTTCTGGTTCAGAATTTGTAGAAATGTTCGTTGGTGTGGGTGCTTCCCGTGTCCGCGACTTGTTCAAAAAAGCCAAAGATAACGCTCCTTGTATCATCTTTATTGATGAAATTGACGCTGTAGGTCGTCAACGGGGTGCAGGTATCGGTGGTGGTAATGATGAGAGAGAACAAACTCTCAACCAACTGCTGACCGAAATGGATGGTTTTGAAGGTAATACTGGCATCATCATTATTGCTGCTACCAACCGTCCTGATGTTTTAGACTCCGCACTGTTGCGTCCTGGTCGTTTTGACAGACAGGTGACAGTTGACGCACCTGATATTAAAGGACGCTTGGAAGTTTTACAAGTTCATGCTCGCAATAAGAAATTAGATCCCGGTGTTTCCTTAGATGCGATCGCCCGTCGTACACCTGGTTTTACAGGTGCAGATTTAGCTAACCTCCTCAACGAAGCAGCTATTCTCACCGCTAGAAGACGCAAAGACGCAATTACCCTGTTAGAAATTGATGATGCAGTAGACAGAGTAGTTGCGGGGATGGAAGGTACTCCTTTGGTAGATAGCAAGAGCAAACGCTTAATTGCTTACCATGAAATCGGACACGCTTTGGTCGGTACTTTATTAAAAGACCACGACCCAGTACAAAAAGTTACTCTCATTCCCAGAGGACAAGCACAGGGTTTAACTTGGTTTACTCCCAACGAAGAACAAGGTTTAATTTCTCGTTCTCAACTCAAGGCCAGAATTACTGGTGCTTTGGGTGGTCGTGCTGCTGAAGAAGTGATTTTCGGTGCTGCGGAAGTGACAACTGGTGCGGGTGGAGATTTGCAACAGTTATCAGGAATGGCACGACAAATGGTAACACGGTTTGGGATGTCGGATTTAGGTCCTTTGTCACTGGAAAGCCAACAGGGTGAAGTATTCCTGGGTCGTGACTGGACAACACGTTCTGAGTATTCTGATTCTATTGCTGCTCGTATTGATGCTCAAGTTAGAGCGATCGCCGAAGAGTGCTACGATAACGCTAAGAAAATTATCCGTGAACATCGCGGTGTTACAGACCGTTTGGTTGATTTGTTGATTGAAAAAGAAACCATTGACGGTGAAGAATTCCGTCAAATTGTTGCTGAGTACACTGTTGTTCCTGATAAGTCACAGTTTGTACCTCAACTGTAATTTCTAATCTATAAAATTTTGTGAGTGGATGTGGTTGATTTGACCATATCCATTTTTTTGCATATGAATTTATCTCACGCAGAGGCGCAGAGAGAAAGAGTTTGAGAAATGGAATTTTTGTAGGTTTTCGCTACAATTTAATCACTTAGAAAAAGTTTTACTTTTATGCTATTGTCTAACAAATATTATCTATTAATTTAATGCTGGTTATGACTGATTTTAATTACTACATCCAAGACATACAAACCAACATTAAACGCGGTGGAGAACGTAGTCATTACCCTAGCTTACAACGTCTCATTGAAGGTTTAATGATTGGTATTAATGCCAGAATTGAAGAAAAAGGTAATCAAGAAGGTATTCCTGATTTTACTATCAGAAAAAATGATCGAGTTTTGGGATATGTAGAAGCTAAGGATATTAATGTTGATTTAATTAAAACAGAGAAAACTGAACAGATTAAACGTTATTTAGAATCCAATATTGGTTACAATTTGATTTTAACTAATTACCTGGAATTTCGTTGGTATGTCGATGGAGAATGTGAAAAAACTGCTAAATTAGCTGATTTAGAAAAAGGTGAAATTACGCTGGTTGATGATTTACAACCTATCACAGAATTACTACAATTATTTCTTGAGCAAAAAGCCAAAGATATTAATAACTATTATGATTTGGCTAAAGAAATGGCAGCTTATACTAAAACTATTAGAAACGCGATTTTTTCAACTTTAGATATAGAAGCAAACACCGAACAATTAAATCAATTAAAGGAAACATTTAAACAAATATTGATTCTGGATATAGATAATCAAAGTTTTGCGGATATGTACGCTCAAACTATTGCTTATGGTTTATTTACTGCTAGAATAGGTCATGCACAAAACCCTGGACAATTTGCATTTAACCGGACAACAGCAAGTATTTATATTAGTGATAGAATCCCTTTTTTAAAAGGTTTATTTGATATAGTTATTGCTACTGATAGCGTTAGTAAAATTCACAAGTCAATTGAAAATTTAGTAGAATTATTAAATACAGTTGACATGACCAATATTTTAGAAACTTTTGGTAGAGAAACGCGCACAGAAGACCCAGTTATTCACTTTTATGAAACATTTTTAGCTGCTTATCAATCTTCATTAAGAAAAAGTCGAGGAGTTTATTACACTCCTGAACCTGTAGTTAATTTTATTGTGCGTGCTGTTAATGATATTTTAGTGAATGAAGAAATCTTTGATTTACAACATGGTTTAGGAAATCGTAGAGTCACAATTCTTGACCCCGCAACAGGTACAGGAACTTTTTTATATGCGGTTATTAAACAAATTCGAGATAATGTCGCTAAATATGGGATTGATAAATGGAATAGTTTTTTAAGAGATGCAAAACTGGTAAATCGTCTCTTTGGGTTTGAGTTATTAATGACTCCCTACACGATAGCACATTTAAAATTAGGTTTATTATTAGGAGATTTGGGTTATAAATTTGCACCAGAAGAAAGATTAAAAGTTTATTTAACTAATGCGTTAGAAGAAGGAATAAAACAAGGTGATTTAATTCCTGGTATTACGCAAATTATTGCGGAAGAATCCAGTCAAGCAGGAAAAGTGAAAACAGAAGTTCCGGTAATGGTGGTATTAGGAAATCCTCCTTATTCTGTCAGTTCTCAAAATGCGAGTAAACGCAAAAGAATCTTAAATCAAGATGAGAAATATTTAGCTGATGTTGAATATACGGGTTCAGTTTGGAATCGGATTTATAAAACCGGAAAAGCGGGTAAAACTATTACTGAGTTAACCCATATTGGGGAACTTTTAGAATTATACAAGGGGAGAGTAAGGTTAGAAAAAGAAAAGAATATTCAACCTTTAGATGATGATTATATTAAATTTATTCGGTTTGCTCAATATCAAATTCAAAAAACACCTAAAGGTTATGGTATTATTGGTTTTATTACTAATCATTCCTATCTCAATGGGTTAATTCATCGGGGGATGAGAGAGGAGTTATTAAAGTATTTTGACACTTTATATATTATGGATTTGCATGGTAATTCTTTATTAAAAGAAACTACACCAGATGGAAATGTTGATCAAAATGTTTTTGACATTCAACAAGGTGTATCTATTTTAATTGCTGTGCGCGAAAAAAGCGAACCTGATTATTTTTCTACTGCTTATAAATCCAGAGATGGTATCAAGGAAAAAGCTAAGGTGTGGTATTATGATCTGTGGGGAAGTCGTGATGAAAAATATAAGTTTTTGGAATCTGCAAGTTTAAGTAATGTTGACTGGATAGAGTTAAAACCAACTGCACCTAATTACTTTTTTACAGCTATTAATTATTCTCTAGATATAGATAAAGAATATCAAAATTACTGGAATCTTCAGGATATATTTTTAGTATATTCTAATGTCATAGAAACAGGAAAAGATGATGTTTTAATTTCTTTCGATAAAAACACAATACACGAATTTATTAAAAAATTATCTAATCCTGAAATTCTTGATCAAAATATAGCTGATATTTATAAAATTGCAGATTCTTCCAACTGGAATTTTTTTAAATCTCGATTATTGATTATCAAAGATGGGATACAAGAGGATTTAATTCAACCGATATACTATAGACCATTTGATATAAGATTTACCTATTTTCATAGTATTCTTAGAAGAATGCAAGAAAAAGTTTTAACAAATTTAATTCAGGATAACCTGGGACTATTAGCAATGAGACAAGTAGCTTCAGGAGATAATCAATATACACATTTTATGGTTTGTAATCAAATAGTTGATAATCGTAGTTTTTTTAGTAATAGAGGTAGGCCAAGTGTTTTCCCTCTCTACACTTATCCAAATACAGAAAATCAACAAACCAACCTTTTTATAGAAAGAACTCCTAACTTATCTCCTAAATTCTTAGAAAATATCACAGATAAACTCGGTAAAACACCAACACCAGAAGCAATATTTTACTATGCTTATGCTATTTTTCATAGTCCAACCTATCGCACTAGATACGCAGAATTTCTCAAGATTGATTTTCCTCGTCTTCCCTTAACCAGTAATCAAAAACTCTTTAATTCTTTAGC
It contains:
- the gltX gene encoding glutamate--tRNA ligase, producing MSVRVRIAPSPTGNLHIGTARTAVFNYLFARHHDGKFILRIEDTDLERSRPEYTDNILSGLRWLGLNWDEGPFFQSQRLHLYREAVQKLLDQGLAYRCYTTSEELDALREGQKARNEAPRYDNRHRHLTPEQCAAFEAEGRSSVIRFKIDDGREIVWNDLVRGQMSWRGSDLGGDMVIARASEEGIGQPLYNFVVVVDDIDMQITHVIRGEDHIANTAKQILLYEALGAKAPEFAHTPLILNQEGRKLSKRDGVTSISDFQKMGFTAEGLVNYMTLLGWSAPDSTQEIFTLDSAAKEFTFERVNKAGAKFDWDKLDWINSQYIHNMPVVQLTDLLIPFWEEAGYQFTDARERPWLEQLVSLIAASLTRLVDAVPMSKMFFTEAVEFSEEGSTQLQQEGVKATLQAILTALENQPELSADTAQNIIKQVVKEQGVKKGLVMRSLRAALTGDVHGPDLIQSWLLLNQIGLDKSRLNQAISAAN
- the ftsH2 gene encoding ATP-dependent zinc metalloprotease FtsH2 → MKFSWRVVALWSVLALVIGFFFWQGAFAGAPADASKNAANTRMNYGRFLEYLDADRVTNVDLYDGGRTAIIEANDQDIENRVQRWRVDLPTNAPELINKLKEHNVSFDAHPIRNDGAIWGLLGNLIFPVLLITGLFFLFRRSNNLPGGPGQAMNFGKSRARFQMEAKTGVKFDDVAGIEEAKEELQEVVTFLKQPERFTAVGAKIPKGVLLIGPPGTGKTLLAKAIAGEAGVPFFSISGSEFVEMFVGVGASRVRDLFKKAKDNAPCIIFIDEIDAVGRQRGAGIGGGNDEREQTLNQLLTEMDGFEGNTGIIIIAATNRPDVLDSALLRPGRFDRQVTVDAPDIKGRLEVLQVHARNKKLDPGVSLDAIARRTPGFTGADLANLLNEAAILTARRRKDAITLLEIDDAVDRVVAGMEGTPLVDSKSKRLIAYHEIGHALVGTLLKDHDPVQKVTLIPRGQAQGLTWFTPNEEQGLISRSQLKARITGALGGRAAEEVIFGAAEVTTGAGGDLQQLSGMARQMVTRFGMSDLGPLSLESQQGEVFLGRDWTTRSEYSDSIAARIDAQVRAIAEECYDNAKKIIREHRGVTDRLVDLLIEKETIDGEEFRQIVAEYTVVPDKSQFVPQL
- a CDS encoding type ISP restriction/modification enzyme is translated as MTDFNYYIQDIQTNIKRGGERSHYPSLQRLIEGLMIGINARIEEKGNQEGIPDFTIRKNDRVLGYVEAKDINVDLIKTEKTEQIKRYLESNIGYNLILTNYLEFRWYVDGECEKTAKLADLEKGEITLVDDLQPITELLQLFLEQKAKDINNYYDLAKEMAAYTKTIRNAIFSTLDIEANTEQLNQLKETFKQILILDIDNQSFADMYAQTIAYGLFTARIGHAQNPGQFAFNRTTASIYISDRIPFLKGLFDIVIATDSVSKIHKSIENLVELLNTVDMTNILETFGRETRTEDPVIHFYETFLAAYQSSLRKSRGVYYTPEPVVNFIVRAVNDILVNEEIFDLQHGLGNRRVTILDPATGTGTFLYAVIKQIRDNVAKYGIDKWNSFLRDAKLVNRLFGFELLMTPYTIAHLKLGLLLGDLGYKFAPEERLKVYLTNALEEGIKQGDLIPGITQIIAEESSQAGKVKTEVPVMVVLGNPPYSVSSQNASKRKRILNQDEKYLADVEYTGSVWNRIYKTGKAGKTITELTHIGELLELYKGRVRLEKEKNIQPLDDDYIKFIRFAQYQIQKTPKGYGIIGFITNHSYLNGLIHRGMREELLKYFDTLYIMDLHGNSLLKETTPDGNVDQNVFDIQQGVSILIAVREKSEPDYFSTAYKSRDGIKEKAKVWYYDLWGSRDEKYKFLESASLSNVDWIELKPTAPNYFFTAINYSLDIDKEYQNYWNLQDIFLVYSNVIETGKDDVLISFDKNTIHEFIKKLSNPEILDQNIADIYKIADSSNWNFFKSRLLIIKDGIQEDLIQPIYYRPFDIRFTYFHSILRRMQEKVLTNLIQDNLGLLAMRQVASGDNQYTHFMVCNQIVDNRSFFSNRGRPSVFPLYTYPNTENQQTNLFIERTPNLSPKFLENITDKLGKTPTPEAIFYYAYAIFHSPTYRTRYAEFLKIDFPRLPLTSNQKLFNSLATKGEELVNLHLMKSETLDNLITTYQPIGDNQITEVTYNSELQRVYINKQNYFTNIPQHIWEFKIGGYQVLDKWLKDRKNANRVLSEDEIIHYQKIVVALTETLRLMQEIDTLIPGFPIE